In Burkholderia sp. PAMC 26561, the following are encoded in one genomic region:
- a CDS encoding MFS transporter translates to MNETNLILGGRKAWTIVVLVFLFMLINFADKAVVGLSSTAIITELRLTHAQFGALGSAFFLLFSISGVAIGFLSNHVSTKRIMLVMSVIWALALLPMTGTVSFVALFGSRVILGAAEGPAFPVALHAVYKWFGDNRRAVPTSVVACGAAFGAGVVAPLITWIIVRYSWHAAFAALAVAGLAWAIVWAAVGEDGPIGHVIADGVAPTRIPYRYLILSRTALGVYIAGFAAYWMIALNIVWLANYLIRAVHLSPSTAAWVIALPSVMQIVLAPCFAFISQRLAKNGYSSRVARGAFGCMCVIGAGAAAACLPMLALGPLKIFLIGLAFSIGSVIFTLGSTLIGEICPSSQRGALLGITNSVHTLAGLIAPVAMGLIVDVGSDPVDGFRTGYLYAGLLVITLGIVAALLIHPEADLRRFRRLGITQSPDETTAPTQNHSHMSAPPAKGGLSD, encoded by the coding sequence ATGAACGAGACAAATCTGATTCTTGGTGGACGGAAGGCATGGACAATTGTCGTACTTGTCTTTCTGTTCATGCTAATCAACTTCGCGGATAAGGCGGTCGTTGGCTTGTCAAGCACGGCGATCATCACCGAATTACGACTAACTCACGCGCAGTTTGGCGCGTTGGGAAGTGCGTTCTTTTTGCTGTTCTCAATTTCGGGTGTCGCAATTGGATTCCTGTCTAACCACGTCTCAACCAAACGCATCATGCTGGTAATGAGCGTGATCTGGGCCCTGGCACTTTTACCCATGACAGGGACCGTCAGCTTTGTCGCGCTATTTGGCAGCCGGGTGATTCTCGGCGCTGCGGAAGGACCTGCATTTCCTGTCGCACTTCACGCCGTGTACAAGTGGTTTGGCGATAACCGCCGAGCCGTGCCGACCAGCGTTGTTGCATGCGGCGCCGCGTTCGGAGCCGGCGTGGTTGCGCCACTCATCACATGGATCATCGTGCGTTACAGCTGGCATGCCGCTTTTGCCGCGCTGGCTGTGGCGGGTCTCGCCTGGGCCATCGTCTGGGCCGCTGTCGGCGAGGACGGGCCCATAGGCCACGTGATAGCAGACGGCGTAGCGCCCACCCGCATTCCTTACCGCTATCTGATTCTGAGCCGTACCGCGCTCGGCGTGTATATAGCAGGCTTCGCCGCATACTGGATGATTGCGCTTAACATCGTCTGGCTTGCCAACTATCTGATCCGGGCTGTTCACCTCAGCCCCTCGACGGCGGCTTGGGTGATTGCCCTCCCCTCGGTGATGCAGATCGTGCTGGCACCCTGCTTCGCATTCATATCGCAACGGCTCGCGAAGAATGGCTATTCGAGCCGCGTTGCACGGGGTGCGTTCGGCTGCATGTGCGTGATCGGCGCCGGTGCGGCGGCGGCCTGTCTACCGATGTTGGCTCTGGGTCCGTTGAAGATCTTTCTGATTGGCCTCGCGTTTTCAATAGGCAGCGTTATCTTCACGCTCGGTTCGACGCTGATCGGAGAAATCTGCCCGTCCTCGCAGCGTGGCGCGCTGCTGGGCATCACCAACTCGGTTCATACTCTTGCCGGCCTGATCGCACCCGTCGCCATGGGCCTGATTGTCGACGTCGGCTCGGACCCCGTCGACGGCTTCCGGACTGGCTATCTTTACGCGGGTCTGCTCGTCATCACTCTCGGTATCGTAGCGGCCCTGCTGATTCACCCGGAAGCCGATCTGCGCCGCTTTCGCCGACTTGGCATTACGCAATCGCCGGACGAAACGACGGCACCCACGCAAAACCACTCGCACATGTCCGCACCTCCCGCTAAAGGCGGCCTGTCGGATTAA
- a CDS encoding porin gives MKTKSDQRHLNMTKINFVMLINGGPIGIYSRIDSYQRLGQRRLATICVVLFLGTLNTLAHAQANNVTLYGIADGGITYTNNQGGASSTQATSGGLGSSRWGLTGVENLGGGMSTIFKLESGFNLQTGQLLQNGREFGRLAYVGLNSQWGTLTLGRQDDVMGDYLGAYSGSVQFSGPLGTHAGDLDNIFISYKLSNTVKYASPSLGGFSFGGLYGVGGVSGSVGTNQLWGMAAHYAGGPFSASAVYHHINDPTVTYFDGAATASSNTPFSNPVNNPIYLGYSSAASLDAFGVGAGLTIGASTIGVNLTSTQFNRVVKTATTPRGGASPSITSVEVAYSARIIAAAVVGISYAYTHADEAKYSQVTLGTQYFLSKRTRLYAEAAWQHASGIDSTGRAAVADLTTVSASSTGNQIAARVGISVRF, from the coding sequence ATGAAAACCAAATCTGATCAAAGACATTTGAACATGACTAAAATAAATTTCGTTATGCTTATAAACGGAGGACCAATCGGTATCTATTCAAGAATAGATAGCTATCAGCGCTTGGGGCAACGTCGGCTTGCCACGATATGTGTAGTTCTCTTTCTCGGAACGTTGAACACACTGGCTCATGCTCAGGCCAACAACGTCACCCTGTACGGTATTGCCGATGGGGGGATCACGTACACGAACAACCAAGGGGGAGCGTCGTCGACGCAGGCGACCAGCGGCGGCCTGGGAAGCAGCCGCTGGGGGCTGACCGGCGTAGAGAATCTAGGAGGCGGAATGTCCACTATCTTCAAGCTGGAAAGCGGCTTCAACCTGCAAACCGGACAGCTTCTGCAAAATGGCCGCGAATTCGGCCGGCTTGCTTACGTCGGCTTGAACTCGCAGTGGGGAACGCTGACGCTCGGTCGGCAAGACGACGTGATGGGCGACTATCTGGGTGCCTACTCCGGAAGCGTTCAGTTCTCCGGTCCGTTGGGCACCCACGCCGGCGACCTCGACAACATTTTCATCTCCTACAAGCTGAGCAATACCGTCAAGTACGCGAGTCCTTCCCTCGGCGGTTTCTCTTTCGGAGGCTTGTATGGGGTCGGCGGCGTGTCCGGTTCCGTCGGCACCAATCAGCTTTGGGGTATGGCCGCCCATTATGCCGGCGGTCCGTTTTCCGCGAGCGCTGTCTACCATCACATCAACGATCCAACGGTCACTTACTTCGATGGGGCTGCGACCGCAAGCAGCAATACACCGTTTAGTAACCCAGTCAATAATCCCATCTATCTGGGTTATAGCTCGGCAGCGAGTCTCGACGCTTTCGGCGTGGGCGCGGGTTTGACTATCGGCGCGTCGACAATCGGCGTCAATCTGACAAGTACGCAGTTCAACCGTGTTGTGAAAACGGCAACGACGCCTCGCGGCGGCGCAAGCCCGTCGATCACCAGCGTTGAGGTTGCATACTCCGCGCGGATCATTGCAGCGGCCGTAGTTGGCATCTCCTACGCCTATACTCACGCAGACGAGGCGAAATACAGCCAGGTGACCCTGGGTACTCAATATTTCCTGTCCAAACGCACGCGTCTGTATGCAGAGGCTGCGTGGCAGCATGCTTCGGGCATTGATTCGACCGGGAGGGCGGCAGTCGCTGATCTGACGACCGTCAGCGCGTCGAGCACCGGGAATCAGATCGCCGCGCGAGTCGGCATAAGCGTGCGGTTTTAG
- a CDS encoding LysR family transcriptional regulator: MQPPDLNFLYVLQTLGEERSVSRAADRLGLTQPAVSHALGKLRILFQDELFVRVGLSMIPTPVGERLIEGAANVLSAVQREIWSANVFDAATTTRTFSVCLSDMGVIVLLPRLLAALREQAPLATLKPIQLPSLELASALQDGEVDLAIGYLGKMGDALHQQPLFRRSLVGIIKGGVTRKKVKLTLEQFIAAKHVVSGTLAISNQLLEKELKRRGARLKVGIAVPYLLAVPSLVATSDFIAAVPDELAELFSLLANVDVFTLPVPLPDLTVQQFWHARFHNDAGHRWFRGVVASTFGSDSSQHRS; the protein is encoded by the coding sequence ATGCAACCGCCTGATCTGAACTTTTTATACGTTCTACAGACGCTTGGGGAGGAGCGCAGCGTATCCCGCGCTGCAGACAGGTTAGGTCTCACACAACCTGCGGTCAGTCATGCGTTAGGGAAATTACGTATCCTTTTCCAGGACGAATTGTTCGTGCGTGTAGGGTTATCGATGATCCCGACACCCGTTGGTGAGCGCCTCATTGAAGGCGCTGCGAATGTGCTGAGCGCCGTTCAGCGAGAAATATGGAGCGCCAACGTCTTCGACGCGGCTACCACGACCCGAACGTTTTCGGTGTGCCTTAGCGATATGGGGGTAATCGTTCTGCTGCCCCGTCTTTTGGCGGCGCTGCGGGAACAAGCGCCCCTTGCTACCCTGAAACCCATTCAACTTCCATCGCTAGAACTTGCGAGTGCACTTCAGGATGGCGAGGTTGACCTCGCGATCGGGTATTTGGGAAAAATGGGAGATGCGCTGCATCAGCAACCGCTCTTCAGGCGCTCTCTGGTCGGGATCATCAAGGGCGGGGTCACACGTAAAAAAGTAAAACTGACGCTGGAGCAGTTCATAGCCGCTAAGCACGTGGTGTCCGGAACTCTAGCAATAAGCAATCAGCTACTAGAAAAAGAATTAAAACGACGAGGCGCGCGTTTGAAGGTCGGCATCGCCGTGCCTTACCTGCTCGCTGTACCGAGCCTGGTCGCGACGTCCGACTTCATCGCGGCGGTTCCCGACGAACTCGCCGAACTTTTCTCTCTCTTGGCGAACGTTGATGTCTTTACACTTCCTGTCCCATTGCCCGACCTGACTGTTCAACAATTCTGGCATGCGCGGTTTCACAACGATGCGGGCCACCGGTGGTTCCGAGGCGTGGTCGCAAGTACGTTTGGCTCGGACAGCAGTCAACACCGCAGTTGA